The following coding sequences lie in one Synechococcus sp. PCC 7336 genomic window:
- a CDS encoding NAD(P)H-binding protein, translated as MSDRILIIGSGNPTAKHLIDFLLVCGTRITAVYRKTPPSTESILVTKVKGDVTKDNPDDWTNGCDVVIYLAGGDSSHEDAVDNVGASKAARAAENCGVRKFIYVSALGAHDPNSWGDEFREYLLARSNGEEAIKKRDLNWTILRPGILNNHPGVGSIATSMNEDGDPNVSREDVAQTIACAIIDSSSDLSTFDVVAGNTPIPLAVRNLSKNFEQGSGGNG; from the coding sequence ATGAGCGACAGAATTTTAATCATTGGATCGGGGAACCCGACAGCAAAACATCTTATTGACTTTCTACTTGTGTGTGGAACTAGAATAACTGCCGTATACCGCAAAACTCCTCCCTCTACCGAGTCCATACTCGTGACAAAAGTAAAAGGAGACGTTACGAAAGATAATCCCGATGACTGGACGAATGGTTGTGACGTTGTCATCTATCTTGCTGGAGGGGATTCGTCCCATGAAGATGCGGTAGATAATGTTGGTGCCTCTAAGGCTGCGCGAGCAGCAGAGAATTGCGGTGTCAGGAAATTTATCTATGTTAGTGCCCTTGGGGCTCACGATCCGAATTCATGGGGAGATGAGTTTCGTGAATACCTACTGGCACGATCAAACGGCGAGGAAGCTATTAAGAAGCGGGATTTGAACTGGACGATTTTACGCCCAGGTATCCTTAATAATCATCCAGGAGTTGGATCTATTGCGACTTCGATGAATGAAGATGGAGATCCCAATGTTTCTCGCGAAGATGTCGCACAGACGATAGCGTGCGCTATCATCGACAGCTCATCAGATCTTTCGACATTTGATGTCGTTGCCGGAAATACTCCTATTCCTTTGGCTGTCCGCAACCTCTCAAAAAATTTCGAACAAGGCAGTGGTGGCAACGGCTAA
- a CDS encoding type II toxin-antitoxin system RelE/ParE family toxin encodes MIRTFKDKETQKIFERQRSRKLPSNIQQIALRKLRMLNQAETLQDLRIPPANRLERLKGDREGQYSIRVNNQWRLCFEWKDGYSINVELVDYH; translated from the coding sequence GTGATACGTACATTCAAAGATAAAGAAACTCAAAAAATATTTGAACGACAGCGTTCGCGGAAGTTGCCATCAAACATTCAGCAAATCGCATTACGAAAGTTACGTATGTTGAACCAGGCAGAGACACTTCAAGACCTTCGTATTCCACCAGCTAATCGGTTAGAGCGTCTGAAGGGCGATCGAGAAGGTCAGTATAGTATTCGAGTTAACAATCAATGGCGACTTTGCTTTGAATGGAAGGATGGTTATTCCATAAATGTAGAACTAGTTGATTATCATTGA
- a CDS encoding HigA family addiction module antitoxin encodes MNEEKLQPVHPGEVLLEEFLKPMNLSQNQLALALRVPARRINEIVHGKRRVTADTALRLAHHFNMSPRFWLGLQMDYDLDVTEDELGKKLKEEVAVLVNK; translated from the coding sequence ATGAATGAAGAGAAGCTACAACCTGTTCATCCTGGTGAAGTGCTTCTAGAAGAATTTCTGAAGCCGATGAACTTAAGCCAAAATCAATTGGCTCTAGCATTGAGAGTACCCGCACGACGGATCAATGAAATTGTTCACGGTAAGAGACGTGTTACGGCAGATACGGCTCTACGCCTAGCCCATCACTTTAATATGTCGCCCCGTTTTTGGTTGGGCTTGCAAATGGATTATGACTTAGATGTAACTGAAGATGAACTCGGCAAAAAACTGAAAGAGGAAGTAGCTGTTCTGGTCAACAAATGA
- the istA gene encoding IS21 family transposase, whose translation MNAREGGCEQEAAAAKAGISTRSSRRIERGEHQPGKARQRWRSRPDPLEAVWESELEPLLRREPKLKPMTLLLYLQRKHPGEYSRSILRTLQRRVQQWRAQHGPAKEVMFPQEHRPGEQGLSDYTQLKPVKVTIGGEAFAHLLYHYRLAYSGWQYVEIVEGGESFISLSECLQNALHECGGVPKAHRTDSLSAAYRNLGGRAEKDLSFSYQKLCEHYRMRPSRNNRGQGHENGSIESPHGHFKQRLRQALLLRGSTDFDSKADYQACIAEVVASLNQSCEAEFGIEREFLGALPTHRHPDCEVLSVKVTRNSTISVCCILYTVPSRLIGQRLTIHLHHDRLVGFVGLQPVVELKRLHVPKEAPSRRGRQLDYRHVIDSLRSKPRALLNCQWREQLLPSEDYRRLWGQFLEQFGSDTACRLMVASLYIAAKQDKQQAVLEYLESQFAAQSLTLSGLQQQFGQTQSSPHPLEVHQHSLFDYDQLICHDSIQSPHPADPTAIAQIPAPAPHAQTVELPGATG comes from the coding sequence ATGAATGCAAGAGAGGGAGGTTGCGAGCAGGAAGCTGCGGCAGCCAAAGCTGGAATATCAACCCGAAGCAGTCGACGAATTGAGAGGGGGGAGCATCAACCGGGAAAGGCGCGTCAGCGCTGGCGCAGTCGCCCAGATCCGCTAGAGGCTGTATGGGAAAGTGAGCTGGAACCGTTGCTGCGTCGGGAACCGAAGCTCAAACCGATGACCCTGTTGCTCTATCTACAGAGGAAGCACCCTGGCGAGTATTCCCGTTCCATCTTGAGAACGCTGCAAAGGCGAGTGCAGCAATGGCGAGCCCAGCATGGCCCAGCCAAAGAAGTGATGTTTCCCCAGGAGCATCGTCCAGGCGAGCAAGGTCTGTCGGATTACACGCAACTGAAACCGGTGAAGGTCACCATCGGGGGAGAAGCCTTTGCCCACCTGCTCTATCACTACCGTCTGGCCTACAGCGGTTGGCAATATGTGGAGATTGTGGAAGGGGGGGAAAGTTTCATCAGTCTCTCCGAATGCCTGCAAAATGCCCTGCATGAATGTGGCGGAGTGCCCAAAGCACATCGCACCGATAGCCTCAGTGCTGCCTATCGCAACCTGGGAGGACGAGCGGAAAAAGACTTGAGTTTCAGCTACCAAAAGCTGTGCGAACACTACCGCATGCGGCCCAGTCGGAATAACCGGGGTCAGGGTCACGAGAACGGTTCCATCGAATCCCCGCACGGTCACTTCAAACAGCGATTACGCCAAGCCCTGCTGCTGCGGGGAAGCACGGACTTCGACTCGAAAGCCGACTATCAGGCTTGTATTGCCGAAGTGGTGGCCTCTCTCAATCAGAGCTGCGAGGCAGAGTTCGGCATCGAACGAGAATTTCTGGGAGCTCTGCCGACTCATCGTCACCCGGATTGCGAAGTGCTCTCGGTTAAGGTGACTCGCAACAGTACCATCAGCGTGTGCTGTATCCTCTACACCGTCCCCTCTCGATTGATTGGCCAGCGACTGACGATCCACTTACACCACGACCGCTTGGTGGGGTTTGTGGGTCTGCAACCAGTGGTGGAGTTGAAGCGATTGCACGTGCCCAAAGAGGCTCCCAGCCGCCGGGGTCGCCAGCTCGATTACCGGCATGTGATTGACAGTTTGAGGAGCAAGCCGAGAGCCCTGCTCAACTGTCAATGGCGCGAGCAGCTCCTTCCCAGCGAGGACTACCGCCGTTTGTGGGGCCAGTTTCTCGAGCAGTTCGGTTCCGATACTGCTTGCCGGTTGATGGTGGCATCCCTCTACATCGCCGCCAAACAAGACAAGCAACAGGCGGTGCTGGAGTATCTCGAATCTCAGTTTGCGGCCCAAAGCTTGACCCTATCTGGCTTGCAGCAACAGTTCGGGCAGACTCAATCCTCCCCCCATCCGCTGGAGGTACATCAACATTCTTTATTCGACTACGACCAACTGATTTGCCATGACTCTATCCAATCCCCGCATCCAGCAGACCCTACCGCTATTGCTCAAATCCCTGCGCCTGCCCCACATGCTCAAACAGTGGAGCTCCCTGGAGCAACAGGCTAG
- the istB gene encoding IS21-like element helper ATPase IstB, translated as MTLSNPRIQQTLPLLLKSLRLPHMLKQWSSLEQQASEQGWSYGQFLAALCEQEQAQRYHNRVQRYLKQAQLPPGKSLTNFNFDHCPHLNQTQLMQLANDRGWLERGENLLLFGPSGVGKTHVITAVSRSLIELGARVKFVSATTLVQQLQQAKLELSLPTQLLALDQFELLVLDDIGYVKRSEAETSVLFELISHRYERRSLAITSNHPFSAWDSIFADTIMTVAAVDRLVHHATIIEIQTESFRRQKAVESHSVGDRNPAG; from the coding sequence ATGACTCTATCCAATCCCCGCATCCAGCAGACCCTACCGCTATTGCTCAAATCCCTGCGCCTGCCCCACATGCTCAAACAGTGGAGCTCCCTGGAGCAACAGGCTAGCGAGCAGGGATGGTCCTACGGTCAATTTCTCGCCGCTCTGTGCGAACAGGAGCAGGCTCAGCGCTACCACAACCGGGTACAGCGCTATCTCAAGCAGGCTCAGTTGCCTCCCGGCAAGTCGCTGACCAATTTCAACTTTGACCACTGCCCCCATCTCAATCAGACTCAACTGATGCAGTTAGCTAATGACCGGGGTTGGTTGGAGCGAGGAGAAAATTTGCTCTTGTTCGGACCCAGTGGAGTTGGGAAAACTCATGTCATTACGGCTGTATCCCGCTCCCTGATTGAGTTAGGCGCTCGGGTGAAGTTCGTCAGTGCCACCACTCTGGTGCAGCAGTTACAGCAGGCTAAGCTTGAGCTTTCACTACCGACTCAGCTGCTGGCTCTCGATCAGTTCGAGTTGTTGGTGCTTGACGATATTGGTTACGTCAAACGCTCGGAGGCTGAAACGTCGGTGCTCTTCGAGCTGATCTCCCATCGCTACGAACGGCGCAGTTTGGCCATCACTTCCAATCATCCCTTCAGTGCTTGGGATTCTATTTTTGCCGACACCATCATGACGGTTGCGGCGGTCGATCGCCTCGTGCATCACGCCACCATCATCGAGATTCAAACTGAAAGTTTCCGGCGACAGAAGGCCGTTGAGTCTCACTCTGTTGGCGATCGCAACCCGGCAGGATAG
- a CDS encoding helix-turn-helix domain-containing protein, with the protein MTKIQDLHQKWSADPEYLAEYQQLGEEFEIAKALIEARVSAGLTQAEVAKRMKTTQSVIARLEGGRSNPSTGTLEKFAAATGKKLQIRFV; encoded by the coding sequence ATGACCAAGATCCAAGATTTACACCAGAAGTGGTCGGCCGATCCGGAGTATCTAGCTGAATATCAGCAATTGGGGGAAGAGTTTGAAATCGCGAAAGCCTTGATTGAAGCTCGTGTCAGCGCCGGTCTGACCCAGGCAGAAGTCGCTAAACGGATGAAAACCACACAATCTGTCATCGCTCGTCTTGAGGGTGGGAGGAGTAACCCCTCGACAGGAACTCTAGAAAAATTTGCCGCAGCAACGGGGAAGAAACTACAAATCCGCTTTGTCTGA
- a CDS encoding type II toxin-antitoxin system RelE/ParE family toxin: MWTVETLNETVDKELDALPSDMKARLVRISLLIESVSLPNVREPHVKHLEGAIWEIRLKGRDGIARALYVTARGERVVIVRAFIKKTQKTPRREIELALTRAKEISE; encoded by the coding sequence ATGTGGACTGTTGAAACACTCAATGAAACCGTTGATAAAGAATTAGATGCATTGCCCTCAGATATGAAGGCGCGTTTAGTGCGCATCTCATTGCTGATTGAATCGGTCAGCCTGCCCAACGTACGCGAACCTCATGTCAAACATCTTGAGGGCGCAATATGGGAAATTCGCCTGAAGGGTAGAGATGGAATAGCACGCGCCCTTTATGTAACGGCTAGAGGGGAACGAGTGGTGATAGTTCGCGCGTTCATCAAGAAAACTCAGAAGACACCGCGTCGAGAGATAGAACTCGCCCTCACAAGAGCAAAGGAGATCTCGGAATGA